Proteins from one Camelus bactrianus isolate YW-2024 breed Bactrian camel chromosome 24, ASM4877302v1, whole genome shotgun sequence genomic window:
- the LOC105071405 gene encoding uncharacterized protein LOC105071405 isoform X2: MPPPSQPLGDVELSTRPHGSDRTEIRHTSDIIWYLSFSFWLTSPRMMISRSLHVAASGFILFTGNAASRSPHPPLEAPQHCREAAEGG; encoded by the exons ATGCCTCCGCCCTCCCAACCTCTTGGAGATGTGGAGCTGAGTACCCGGCCTCACGGCAGCGACAGAACCGAG attcgacatacaagtgatatcatatggtacctttctttctctttctggcttacttcacctagaatgatgatctctaggtccctccatgttgctgcaagtggctttattctttttacag GTAACGCTGCATCCAGGAGTCCCCACCCCCCTTTAGAAGCACCGCAGCATTGCCGAGAGGCCGCAGAGGGTGGGTGA